The window AAAGACCTCTGCCTAGTTTTTTTGAAAATTCAATTCCGATTGAAACTCCTTTTGCAGCACATAAAAATGCGTCTTTTTGACAAATAAACTTTCCGCCAAACTCTGCTAAATCTATAGGAACAATTTTTCCTGGATACGGCGAAGCGAAAGAAACTTTCTTTTTTCCGCTACCAATATTGGTAAAAACAGTCATAAATAAGCTCTCTCCTGTTAGTATTCTTTTTCCTGCGGAAAATATTTTACCTAACAATCCTTTTTCTTGATTAGAACCGTCTCCTAATATAGTACTCATTTTTAAACCATCATTCATCATCATAAAACTTCCGGACTCTGCAACAACACCTTCCTCTGGATCTAGCTCTATTTCTACATATTGCATTTCTTCTCCATAGATTTCAAAATCTATTTCGTGTGCATTTCTATTTGATGAATTCTGTGGAATTTTGTCTTGATACATAGTTTGGGTTTTTAAGTCTTATATAGTATTAGATGATTTATGTAGTGTTTTGTTACAAATTACTACTTTTAATTTCTAAATTTAATGAATTTTAAGACAAGTAAGAAATTACCTAAACTAGATACATTTAAATAATTACCTTATTTTTGATGTTATGTAAGTAAAACAGCAATTAACTTACTAATTAAAGGAAAGTATTATATGAAGTATTTATCTCCAGAAATAGAAGCGCTGTCTAAGCAATTTGAAATTACAAAATCTTTAGCGCGTACAAATGTGTCTTGCGGAATTTTTCAAGAATGTGATTATAACGAAGAAAGACCTAAGTTATATATTAAGGAGTAACTATTTTATTTTTTTACTCGTAAACTCCAATGAAATTGGAATTTAGAAACAACAACTCCTTCTTTATTTTTCCCTTCGGACGTTAAAACGATAACTTGACCTTCTCCAGTATCTATTGATTTTTGAATTGCATCTCTAATTTCGTTCCCTCCTGTACAAGAAAAATGAATTCTTCCAGTAGCTTTCTTAAAAAATTGCGCTTCTTGACGCGTAACTAACATAGATACTTTTCTCTTAGAATCATCAATCGCTTTCATTACCAAAACTCCTGTTGGCATTTCTGCTGCCATTCCTTGTGCTGCCCAAAACATACTTTTAAACGGATTTTGATTCATCCACCTATGTTTTATTGAAACTACCACTTCTCTATCTGTTATAGACTTTACTCTAACTCCGCCAAGGTAGGCTAAAGGAAGCTTTATTAGGTTAAAAAAGTTAACTTTTCTTGGAGTGAAATTCATTTTTTTATTTATAAAATGGTTTTGAGTAAAAAATTTACAGCGGCAATATACTTAAAATAAATTAAACAAAAACTCAATAACAACAGTAGCTTACCCTCTATTTCTAACCAATTTACAAATGTTAAAGAAATGTTAATTATAGTACTATGTATTGCATAATACCTTTTTAAAGATATATATTTGCATAAGAAAGTATTATACAAATCTTATAAACATGAAAAATAACGACCAAAACACCAACGCTTTTTTAATACATATATCTGCATTTGCAGGTTATTTATTTCCGCTTGGTAGTATAATTGCTCCATTAATTTTATGGCAAACATTGAAAGAACGAAGTGGTTTTTTAGATGAACATGGTAAAGAAGCAGTAAACTTTAACATCAGTTTTGGTTTGTACATCTTTATTTTGTCTGCCTCTTTTTTTCCATTCTTTTTTAGATCATTCTTTAACATATTAGACAATGTAGATCATGTTGATTTTGGAATTGATATTGGTTCTGGAATTTTTGGACTCTTTGGCATTGTTTCTATAGCAAGCTTTGTGGTTTTAGCAAAAATTGCATTGATAATAATTGCGTCTTTAAAAGCAAATAAAGGAGAAACATACAAGTATCCTTTTACAATAAACTTTATAAAATAACACACAATACATGAAGATAGAAAACACAAAAGCGCAAATGCGAAAAGGTGTTTTAGAGTATTGTATACTTTCCATACTACAACATGGAGATGCTTATACTTCTGAAATACTAAAAACGCTAAAAGCTGCAGAAATGATTGTGGTTGAAGGTACCATTTACCCATTATTAACACGTTTAAAAAACGCAGGTTTATTAACCTACAGATGGGAAGAATCAACTTCTGGACCACCAAGAAAATATTACGTTTTAACAGAAAATGGAGGTATGTTCCTTAAAGAATTAGACAAAACCTGGAGCAATCTAGTAAATGCAGTACACCAAGTAACAACAACAAAATCAACTAAAGATGAATAAGACTATAAACATAAATTTGGGTGGATTTTTCTTTCACATAGATGAAACCGCTTATAGCAAATTAAAGAGATATTTAGAATCCATTTCTAGGTCGCTAAGCGATGATCCGCAAGGAAAAAATGAAATTATTTCTGACATTGAAGCACGTATTAGCGAGCTACTTTCAGAAAGAATTACAGATGCTAGACAGGTTGTAAACGAAAGCGATATTGAAGAAGTTATTGCTATTATGGGACAACCAGAAGATTATGCAGATGCTGAAGAAGGTTATGCTGAGACAAACTATTCTTATCAAAGAAGAAATACCAACTCAAAAAAATTATTTAGAAGTGGTGACGATAAGTTCTTAGGTGGTGTTGCAGCTGGATTAGGTCATTATTTTGGAATAGACACAATTTGGGTACGTTTAATCTTCTTAGTATTAGGTTTTAGCGGTGGAGCTGGAATTCCACTATACATTATCTTATGGATTCTTTTACCTGAAGCACAATCTACAGCCGAAAAATTACAGATGGAAGGCGAAGCTGTAAATATTGACAACATTGAAAAAAAAATTCGTGACGAGTTTAACAGCCTTTCAACAAAGGTAAAAGACGGTGCATCAGAGATTAGTGATAAAATATCAAGTGCAGATTATGCGAAGTTAAAACAGCAATCTAAATCGGGTTTACAAGAATTTTTAGACACAATTGGTAAAATTTTCTTAGCAGTATTTAAAGTGTTTGGTAAATTTATTGGAGTAATCTTATTATTTGTTGCCGCAGCAGTTTTACTGTCATTAATAATTGGTTTATTCTCTGTAGGAAGTATTGAAATATTAAATTTTGATAATGACTTTGTTCAATATCCACCATTTTTCTATGATTCAATTTTACCAAAATGGTTACTTACTGTTTTTGGATTCTTATTAATTGGGATTCCGTTTTTAATCTTATTTATTTTAGGATTAAGAATCTTATCGAGTAACGTAAAACAATTCAGTAAAACAACATCTTTAACTTTATTAGGTTTGTGGCTTGTAGCTTTGTTTACAGTAGCTTTTTCAGGAATTGAATTTGCAACTTCACATGCATATAATGGTACTAAAATTGAAAAAAGTGACATTAATATTATAGCAAACGATACGTTAAAAATTAAGATGGTTAATGATGATAATTTATACTATCAGCATAACTTACGAAGAAGAACCAATTCTGAAGAAGTACATGTAAATGACGTAAAGATGGCGTATTCTAACAATGTAAAAATTGATGTAAAAAAGAGTGAGACTAATGAAGCTTACATAGAAATTCATAAAGAATCTAATGGAAGAAACCGTTCTAAAGCAAATAAAAGTGCTTCAGAAATAACATACAAGTACACAATTGAAGACAAAAATTTAACTTTTGACGCTTACTTTTTAAGTGATTATAGAAACATTTGGAAAGACGAGGAAATTAAAGCAACAGTTTATGTTCCTGAAGGTGTTACCGTCTATTTTCATAATTCTACAAAACGTTTTTTATATGGTGTAGATAATTTACAAGATGTAAATGACAAAGACATGAGTAATCAACATTTTACAATGACACCAAAAGGTTTTGATTGTAATGATTGCGAAGAAGATATTATGAGAAATGAAAAAGAAATTAATCAAGAAAGAGAAAGAAAAAGAAGATTAAGAATAAAAGCAGACGGTAATAGTATTGATGTTGAATTTTAAATAACAATTCAGCAATAAAAATCAACAATTGGGTAACCTCTTTTTAAAAAAGAGCGTCATATATAAGACATTTGTTACACAATTTAAAACCAATCAAAAATGAAAACAACTATTTCTAAAGTATTCGCACTACTAATTTTAGCAACTCTAACTATTTCTTGCGCTGGCAACATGTTTAACAGCGTAAGCGGAAACAGAAATGTAAAAACTGAAAACCGTAAAATTCAAGATAATTTTTCAGTAGTTAAAGTTAGCACAGGTATTGATCTTTATATAACACAAGGAAACGAAGTTTCTTTAGTTGTTGAAGCTGATGAAAATTTACTCGACATTATTAAAACTGAAGTAAATGAAAATGGAAAACTAAGCATCTATTCAGAAAAGAACATTTGGAAAGCCAAAGCTCGTAAAGTGCATTTAACACTTACAAATATTGAAGAATTAATTGCCACAAGCGGAAGTGATGTGTACACAGAAAACACTTTAAAAGCAACAAGATTTAAAGTTAGTGTTACTAGCGGAGCTGATGCAAAAATTGATGTTGATGCTGAAAATGTAGAGTCTAACGCAACAAGCGGAGCCGATTTAAGCATTTCTGGAGTAGCAACAAATCATACTTCTAGCGCTACAAGCGGAAGCTCTATTTATGCCTTCGGATTAAAAAGTAAAAAAGCTAAAGTTAGTGTTACAAGTGGAGCAGACATAGATATTTATGCTTCTGAAAGTATTGATGCTAGAGCAACAAGTGGTGGAGATATAGATTATAAAGGAAACCCAACAAACGTTAACAAGAAAGAAACTTCTGGTGGAGACGTAGATGCAAAATAAATATAAAATGGCAAGATTAATTGTACTATTATTTATGGTTTTTTCTGCTGCTTTCTTAAATGCGCAAGTAGATGAAATACCTGCCTACAAACCTGTAGACAAAGAACTACATGAAGAAATTACAAAAATGGACAGTCTTTTTTTTGATGCTTATAATAATTGTAACATGAAAGTTCAGGCAGAAATTTTATCAGAAGATCTAGAATTTTTTCATGACAGAGGCGGTTTATCAACCTCAAAAGAGGCTATTTTAAAAGCTTTAAAAGATAACATTTGTAATAAAGTTACTAGAACACTTATTAAAGGAAGTATTGAAGTATATCCAATTCCTAATTACGGAGCTGTACAAATGGGTTATCATAAGTTTTTCAATAAGCAAGAGCCAAACGGAAAACAAATGGCAAGTAAGTTTGTTACAATTTGGAAAAAAGAAAACAATAAATGGCAAATTACACGTGTAATTAGTCTGCATTAAAAACATTAGAAAACAATTAGTGTAGCTAACCCTAATTGTTACTAATACTTGGTTTTATTAGTTTACTTGGTAAGAGTCGCTGTGGTTAGCGACTCTTACCTTTTTTTTGTTTATCCACTTGACTTTCCAATAAAAAATCACGAAATTCGCTAACTATGAATATAAAATATTGAAACGTTGCATATTAGTGTTAACGTTGGCAATAATTAAACAAAACATACTTAAACTAAAAATTTAGTTATATTTGAATTCACTATAAAAATAACTTTATGAATTCAAAAAATGTTTTTAAAATACTTTTAATAAATACTATTCTAATTGGATTTTCAAGTTGTAAAGAAGAAAAAAGAGTAATTGAAAAAATTGATTTCAAAACCGACTATAAATTTTCTTATGAAATAGAAGACAAAATAGCTAAAGACACTGTTCCTTGGAAACATCAATTTTCGGCTGCTGATTATGCTACAAAAGGAGATTATAAAAACGCTTTACTTCAATGGGACTTGGCAATGGGAACAAGGGAAAATAACTATACAGAAACCCAAATAGACTCAATAAATCAAAAGTATTCTAAAGTTAATGCTACAGACTATATTATTAAACAATCAAAGAAAAGCCAAGTAGTAATAATAAATGAAGCACATCACAATTCTTTTCATCGAGTATTCACAAAATCACTTCTTCAAAAACTATTCGATAATGGATATAAAAATTTAGGCCTTGAAGCATTAGGAAATGGAGAGTATTTAGATTCAACACTCAATAGTAGAAAATATCCAATTCTTAAAACAGGCCACTATATAAAAGACCCTCAATTTGGAAATTTAGTCAGAGAAGCTTTAGAAATTGGCTATGAATTATTTGCATATGAGAATATGGGAAAAGGAAGTGGAAAACCAAGAGAAATTGAACAAGCAAAAAATATTGAGAAAATAATAAACTCAAAACCGAATGAGAAATTTCTAATTCATTGTGGCTTTGACCACGCTTTGGAAGGAATTCATAGATCTTGGGAAAAAGCTATGGCTGGAAGATTAACCGAATATACAGAGATAAATCCTCTAACTATTAATCAAGTACTTTATAGCGAGAAAAGCAAACCTGAATATAGTCACCCACTTTTAAAGGCGTTAGATATTAAAGAGTCATCAGTAATAATTGACAAAAATAATAACCCATTAAAATATGAACGTAGAGATGCTTGGACTGACATAGCTGTCTTTCATCCAATAACAAGCTATATAAATGACAGACCAATTTGGTTATTTGATAACGGAAATAAAAAAATTTCAATTTCATTAACAGATATTAGAATTAAATTTCCTGTTATGGTTTTAGCTTTCAAAAAAGGAGAAGATATAAATTCGGCTGTTCCAATTGACATAACAGAAGTAAAAAACAAAAAAGAAAGTTTTAGTCTCGGATTAAAACAAGGAAATTATGTAATTGTAGTTACAAATGGAATAGAGTCAGTAAAATTTGAACAAAGCGTAAAATAACTATTGCCAACAACGTGTATAATTCATTGCTAGTACTCGCCTACTTACGAAAATCCTCGCGGATTTTCTATTTGGTTTGTATTTGCTAAATTAGGTGCTGAAACACGCAACGAAATCATACACAAACACGATGGGATGCAATACCTTCGGTCTTTTGCATCCCATCGCCCCGCGGCTTCGCCGATGACATGTAAAAACTCCAGCTTTTTAATTTCGTAATAAAACTTAATAATGTTTACTTTTTCATTTAACCATATAGCACTTTCTGTAAAAGATGTTAACCAATCTGTTGAATTTTATCAAAAAACACTTCAACTTAAAGAAATTAAGAATACTGCTTCTGACTCAAAAACAAGATGGTTATCCATTAATGAAGGAAAACAACTTCACCTTATTCCTCGTCCAAATTTTGAAATAAAGATTAATAAAGCTGCTCATTTTGCACTAACTACATCTAATCTAGATTCTTTTATAACAAATCTAAAAGAATTAAAAATTGATTGCTCTGATTGGCTTAATACACCAAATAAAGATTACATACGAAAAGATGGAATTAGACAGGTTTACTTTCAAGACCCAGATGGATATTGGATTGAAATAAATAATGATATTTAATACCGTTTTTTACACTTATCAATTCTCTAATTATAAAAAAACAAACTCTTTTTTCGTATTTTTGAATAATGAAAAAGTCCACTTTACTTATTTTATTATTTCTAAGTCTTGGTTTAATAGCTCAAGAGTTACCCAAAGGATTTGTTTATCTAAATGATGTTGTTCCGTCCATAGAAACAGAACTACGTTATTGTTCTCATAATAATTTTATAGGAATTCCTATTGATGGTTACGAAGACAATGCACTTATTATTTCAACAAAAGCTGCAAATGCATTGAAAAAAGTACAAGAAGAAATCCTAAAAAAAGGCTTCAGTTTAAAAGTATTTGATGCGTATAGGCCACAACAAGCCGTTAATCATTTTGTACGTTGGGCGCGCGTACTAAACGACACTGTAAAAAAGAGAGAATATTATCCAAATATTCCCAAACGTCAGTTATTTAACCTTGGCTATATTGCTTCAAAATCCGGACACACTCGTGGAAGCACAGTAGATTTAACTTTAATCGACGTAAAAACGGGTACAGAACTAGACATGGGAAGTCCATATGATTTCTTCGGAGAAATATCGCATCCATTTTCTAAAAAATTATCAAAAAAACAACTGGAAAATCGACTTTTACTAAGAACAGTAATGTTAAAAAACAACTTTAGACCTTATGTTAATGAATGGTGGCATTTTACATTACGTAATGAACCATTTCCTAAGACGTATTTCAATTTTCCGATAAAGTAATTTTCTAATCGTGTAATTTTTAACAAATTACTAAGACAGATTATTACAAACGGCATTATCTTTGTTGTTAGGTTTTACAATTATGAAACACTTTAAATATTTTTTCATTTTACTATTTGCACTAATTGCCACGCAAGGATTTTCTCAGTTAGACAATAATAATGGTGGTAATACCAAAGGAAAATCTATTGGTACTTTTGAAGCTCCTTCAAAAACCATTACAAAACCAAAAACTATAGGTTTTGGTAATAATAATGGTTTTAAAACAGCAAGTAAAGAAGAACAGAAAAAACAAAAAAAGAAAGAAGACGAGCGTAAATTAAAAAACAAAGGCATTAAAAATGATGCGCAAGTTGCCAAAGAACGATTCAGTAAAAACTTCAAAAAAATAAACGGTAGATACGCTGTTATAGATCAAAATTTAGGTAGCTTTAGAAGTAATGGTAAATTTATTACCGTGTATTGTAGAGATTATCAACACCCAGATAATGATAGGGTAACTGTTTATCATAACAATGTTCCGGTGGTTTATAATATTGTATTACGTCAAAGTTATCAAAGTTTTAAAATTCCTTTAGAAGTTGGTATCAACACTATAGATTTTAAAGCATTAAACCAAGGAACTTCTGGCCCAAATACTGCTGGTTTTAAAGTATATGACGATTCTGGCACCTTAATTTCTTCAAATCAGTGGGAATTAGCAACAGGCGCAAAAGCTACAATTGCCATTAGTAAAACGGAATAAAACCAATTCTTCGAAATCGTTTTCTTTAATTCCTGAAAACTCTTTTTTATATTCAAAAGAAAACAGTTATTTTTGTTATTGCATTTTAAACAAGCAATTACAAACAACAACTATTCCTTATGAAAAAAATAACCAAAGAAACTTACCTAAACTGGTATAAAGACATGCTCTTTTGGAGAAAATTTGAAGACAAATTAGCAGCAGTTTATATTCAACAAAAAGTAAGAGGTTTTTTGCATTTATACAACGGGCAAGAAGCAGTTTTAGCGGGTGCTTTACACGCAATGGACTTATCTAAAGACAAAATGATAACTGCTTACCGTAATCACGTTCAACCAATTGGTATGGGTGTTGATCCTAAACGCGTAATGGCAGAATTATACGGAAAAGTAACAGGAACTTCTCATGGGATGGGTGGTTCTATGCATATTTTTTCTAAAGAACACCGTTTTTATGGTGGTCACGGAATTGTTGGTGGTCAGATACCATTAGGGGCAGGAATTGCTTTTGGTGATAAATACCAAGGAAATGACGGTGTAACTTTATGTTGTTTTGGAGATGGAGCTGCACGTCAAGGCTCGTTACATGAAACTTTTAACATGGCAATGAACTGGAAATTACCAGTAATTTTTATTGTTGAAAACAATGGTTACGCAATGGGAACTTCAGTAGAAAGAACAGCAAACCATACAGATATTTGGAAACTAGGTTTAGGATACGAAATGCCTTGTGGACCTGTTGATGGGATGAACCCTATTAAAGTTGCTGAAGCTATAGATGAAGCTTTACAAAGAGCAAGACGTGGAGATGGACCAACGTTTTTAGAAATGAAAACCTACCGTTACCGTGGGCACTCAATGTCTGATGCACAACACTATCGTACTAAAGACGAAGTTGAAGAATACAAAAAAATAGATCCTATTACACAAGTATTGGATGTTATTCAAGATAAAAAATATGCATCTGATGAAGAAATTGATGCTATTAAGAAAGAAGTAAAAAGTATGGTTGCAGAATGTGAGAAGTTTGCTGAAGACTCTCCATATCCAGAAGCACAGCAATTATATGACACAGTTTACGATCAAGAAGATTATCCTTTTATAAGCTAATTAAACTCAAGAAAATAATATGGCAACAGTAATAAACATGCCTCGCTTAAGCGATACAATGGAAGAAGGAGTTGTAGCTTCTTGGTTAAAAAAAGTTGGAGATGCAATTGAAGAAGGTGATATCCTTGCCGAAATTGAAACAGATAAAGCTACTATGGAGTTTGAATCTTTTCATGAAGGTACACTTTTACACATTGGTGTTAAAGAAGGAGAAACTGCACCAGTAGATACTTTATTAGCTATTATTGGAGAAAAAGGTGAAGATTTTTCAGCTTTATTAAATGCTCAAGCTGCAATAGAAGAAACTACAGTAGCTAAAGAAGAAACAAAAGATGAAGCAACTAAAAGTGTAGCTGAAACACCAGAAGGTGTTCAAGTTATAACTATGCCTCGTTTAAGTGATACGATGGAAGAAGGAACTGTAGCTTCTTGGTTAAAAAAAGTTGGTGACGCTGTTAGTGAAGGAGATATTCTTGCTGAAATTGAAACAGACAAAGCTACTATGGAGTTTGAATGTTTCTACGAAGGAACATTATTATATGTTGGTATAAACGAAGGTGAAACTGCTCCTGTAGACAGCTTATTGGCTGTTATTGGTCCAGAAGGAACTGATGTTTCTGCAATTGTAGCAACTGGCGGAACTACTGAAAGTGCACCAACAGAAAAAACTACTCCAACAGAAAAAAAAGATGAAACTAAAGTTGTTGAAACTAAATCAACAACTAACACTTCTACAAATAATTCAGGTGGACGTATTTTTGCTTCACCATTAGCTAAGAAAATAGCTAAAGACAAAGGAATTAATTTAGCAGATATTAATGGTTCTGGT of the Tenacibaculum todarodis genome contains:
- a CDS encoding head GIN domain-containing protein; the protein is MKTTISKVFALLILATLTISCAGNMFNSVSGNRNVKTENRKIQDNFSVVKVSTGIDLYITQGNEVSLVVEADENLLDIIKTEVNENGKLSIYSEKNIWKAKARKVHLTLTNIEELIATSGSDVYTENTLKATRFKVSVTSGADAKIDVDAENVESNATSGADLSISGVATNHTSSATSGSSIYAFGLKSKKAKVSVTSGADIDIYASESIDARATSGGDIDYKGNPTNVNKKETSGGDVDAK
- the pdhA gene encoding pyruvate dehydrogenase (acetyl-transferring) E1 component subunit alpha; translated protein: MKKITKETYLNWYKDMLFWRKFEDKLAAVYIQQKVRGFLHLYNGQEAVLAGALHAMDLSKDKMITAYRNHVQPIGMGVDPKRVMAELYGKVTGTSHGMGGSMHIFSKEHRFYGGHGIVGGQIPLGAGIAFGDKYQGNDGVTLCCFGDGAARQGSLHETFNMAMNWKLPVIFIVENNGYAMGTSVERTANHTDIWKLGLGYEMPCGPVDGMNPIKVAEAIDEALQRARRGDGPTFLEMKTYRYRGHSMSDAQHYRTKDEVEEYKKIDPITQVLDVIQDKKYASDEEIDAIKKEVKSMVAECEKFAEDSPYPEAQQLYDTVYDQEDYPFIS
- a CDS encoding PadR family transcriptional regulator; translation: MKIENTKAQMRKGVLEYCILSILQHGDAYTSEILKTLKAAEMIVVEGTIYPLLTRLKNAGLLTYRWEESTSGPPRKYYVLTENGGMFLKELDKTWSNLVNAVHQVTTTKSTKDE
- a CDS encoding DUF4870 domain-containing protein, with protein sequence MKNNDQNTNAFLIHISAFAGYLFPLGSIIAPLILWQTLKERSGFLDEHGKEAVNFNISFGLYIFILSASFFPFFFRSFFNILDNVDHVDFGIDIGSGIFGLFGIVSIASFVVLAKIALIIIASLKANKGETYKYPFTINFIK
- a CDS encoding TIGR00266 family protein, whose protein sequence is MYQDKIPQNSSNRNAHEIDFEIYGEEMQYVEIELDPEEGVVAESGSFMMMNDGLKMSTILGDGSNQEKGLLGKIFSAGKRILTGESLFMTVFTNIGSGKKKVSFASPYPGKIVPIDLAEFGGKFICQKDAFLCAAKGVSIGIEFSKKLGRGLFGGEGFIMQKMEGDGMGFIHAGGTMAKKILLAGEKIKVDTGCLVGFTQDVNYDIEFVGGIRNTVFGGEGMFFATLQGPGTVYVQSLPFSRLAGRVLAMAPRNGGSKGEGSILGGIGDLLDGDNRF
- a CDS encoding nuclear transport factor 2 family protein produces the protein MARLIVLLFMVFSAAFLNAQVDEIPAYKPVDKELHEEITKMDSLFFDAYNNCNMKVQAEILSEDLEFFHDRGGLSTSKEAILKALKDNICNKVTRTLIKGSIEVYPIPNYGAVQMGYHKFFNKQEPNGKQMASKFVTIWKKENNKWQITRVISLH
- a CDS encoding VOC family protein, with the protein product MFTFSFNHIALSVKDVNQSVEFYQKTLQLKEIKNTASDSKTRWLSINEGKQLHLIPRPNFEIKINKAAHFALTTSNLDSFITNLKELKIDCSDWLNTPNKDYIRKDGIRQVYFQDPDGYWIEINNDI
- a CDS encoding pyruvate dehydrogenase complex dihydrolipoamide acetyltransferase, producing the protein MATVINMPRLSDTMEEGVVASWLKKVGDAIEEGDILAEIETDKATMEFESFHEGTLLHIGVKEGETAPVDTLLAIIGEKGEDFSALLNAQAAIEETTVAKEETKDEATKSVAETPEGVQVITMPRLSDTMEEGTVASWLKKVGDAVSEGDILAEIETDKATMEFECFYEGTLLYVGINEGETAPVDSLLAVIGPEGTDVSAIVATGGTTESAPTEKTTPTEKKDETKVVETKSTTNTSTNNSGGRIFASPLAKKIAKDKGINLADINGSGENGRIVKKDVENYTPAAKTVESSKATSSAPTISFVASGEEKSEEVKNSQMRKAIAKSLGNSKFSAPDFSLNIEVDMDNAIASRKTINAIPDTKVSFNDMVVKACAMALQKHPQVNTSWTDNNTVFHSHIHVGVAVAVDDGLLVPVIKHTNQLSLTQIGAGVRDLAGKARNKKIAPAEMQGSTFTVSNLGMFGIDNFTSIINQPNSAILSVGAIVQKPVVKDGQIVVGNTMNLTLTCDHRTVDGAVGAQFLQTLKTFIENPVTMLA
- a CDS encoding M15 family metallopeptidase → MKKSTLLILLFLSLGLIAQELPKGFVYLNDVVPSIETELRYCSHNNFIGIPIDGYEDNALIISTKAANALKKVQEEILKKGFSLKVFDAYRPQQAVNHFVRWARVLNDTVKKREYYPNIPKRQLFNLGYIASKSGHTRGSTVDLTLIDVKTGTELDMGSPYDFFGEISHPFSKKLSKKQLENRLLLRTVMLKNNFRPYVNEWWHFTLRNEPFPKTYFNFPIK
- a CDS encoding DUF4442 domain-containing protein; this encodes MNFTPRKVNFFNLIKLPLAYLGGVRVKSITDREVVVSIKHRWMNQNPFKSMFWAAQGMAAEMPTGVLVMKAIDDSKRKVSMLVTRQEAQFFKKATGRIHFSCTGGNEIRDAIQKSIDTGEGQVIVLTSEGKNKEGVVVSKFQFHWSLRVKK
- a CDS encoding PspC domain-containing protein, which gives rise to MNKTININLGGFFFHIDETAYSKLKRYLESISRSLSDDPQGKNEIISDIEARISELLSERITDARQVVNESDIEEVIAIMGQPEDYADAEEGYAETNYSYQRRNTNSKKLFRSGDDKFLGGVAAGLGHYFGIDTIWVRLIFLVLGFSGGAGIPLYIILWILLPEAQSTAEKLQMEGEAVNIDNIEKKIRDEFNSLSTKVKDGASEISDKISSADYAKLKQQSKSGLQEFLDTIGKIFLAVFKVFGKFIGVILLFVAAAVLLSLIIGLFSVGSIEILNFDNDFVQYPPFFYDSILPKWLLTVFGFLLIGIPFLILFILGLRILSSNVKQFSKTTSLTLLGLWLVALFTVAFSGIEFATSHAYNGTKIEKSDINIIANDTLKIKMVNDDNLYYQHNLRRRTNSEEVHVNDVKMAYSNNVKIDVKKSETNEAYIEIHKESNGRNRSKANKSASEITYKYTIEDKNLTFDAYFLSDYRNIWKDEEIKATVYVPEGVTVYFHNSTKRFLYGVDNLQDVNDKDMSNQHFTMTPKGFDCNDCEEDIMRNEKEINQERERKRRLRIKADGNSIDVEF